In Flavobacterium sp. N1736, the following are encoded in one genomic region:
- a CDS encoding NADP-dependent glyceraldehyde-3-phosphate dehydrogenase yields MENLQASLKAIDSLFVEENSIPEEYKIAEIHQREYLLNGQLVPWNGDITEVFSPVFVQGAQGPVRKLVGTIPHTSSKEALESLDAAVAAYNDGQGEWPTMSVEGRIKCMQKFVYLMIQQRELVIKLLMWEIGKSLPDSTKEFDRTVEYINATIDALKDLDRQSSRFEEAEGVLAQIRRSSLGVVLSMGPFNYPLNEIFTTLIPALIMGNTILFKLPKHGVLAHYPLLNAFKEAFPPGTVNTLYGRGAEIISPLMESGKVNVLAFIGSSKVANGLKKLHPKANRLRSILSLDAKNAAIVTKHADLNVAVNECLLGALSFNGQRCTALKLIFVQKEVADEFVKKLSDAVAALKPGLPWDKDVKITPLPEFDKPAYLKTCLDDAVANGAKIINENGGYTNNSLVFPAVVYPVNDKMKLYHEEQFGPIIPVVPFDSIDEPIDYQINASHGMQVSIFSEDAKEVASLIDPFVNLVSRVNINCQSQRGPDVFPFTGRKDSAEGTLSISDALRSFSIRSLVATKSTDANKKLFNSIVRDHDSNFLSTDYIF; encoded by the coding sequence ATGGAAAATTTACAAGCATCCTTAAAGGCTATTGATAGTCTGTTTGTGGAGGAAAACAGTATTCCGGAGGAGTACAAAATAGCAGAAATTCATCAACGCGAATATCTTTTAAACGGTCAGCTCGTTCCCTGGAATGGAGATATTACAGAGGTTTTTTCTCCGGTTTTTGTTCAGGGCGCTCAAGGTCCTGTACGCAAACTGGTTGGTACAATACCGCATACATCATCAAAGGAAGCACTGGAATCTCTGGATGCCGCCGTTGCAGCATATAATGACGGGCAGGGCGAATGGCCAACAATGAGCGTGGAGGGCAGAATAAAATGCATGCAGAAATTTGTTTACCTGATGATTCAGCAGCGCGAACTGGTTATAAAACTTCTTATGTGGGAAATCGGAAAAAGTCTTCCGGATTCAACCAAAGAGTTTGACAGAACTGTAGAATATATTAATGCAACAATTGACGCTTTAAAAGATTTAGACAGACAATCTTCAAGATTTGAAGAAGCTGAAGGAGTTTTGGCACAGATAAGACGATCTTCTTTGGGTGTGGTTCTTAGTATGGGACCTTTTAATTATCCTTTAAATGAAATTTTCACGACCTTGATTCCGGCACTTATAATGGGAAATACCATTTTATTTAAATTGCCTAAACATGGTGTTTTAGCACATTATCCTTTATTGAATGCTTTTAAAGAAGCTTTTCCTCCCGGAACAGTAAATACACTTTACGGCAGGGGAGCAGAAATTATTTCGCCGCTTATGGAAAGCGGAAAAGTGAATGTGCTGGCTTTTATCGGTTCAAGTAAAGTAGCTAATGGGTTAAAAAAACTGCATCCAAAAGCCAACAGACTACGATCTATATTAAGTCTTGATGCAAAAAATGCTGCTATTGTAACCAAACATGCAGACCTAAATGTTGCTGTAAATGAATGTTTATTAGGGGCATTATCTTTTAATGGACAACGCTGTACGGCGTTAAAATTAATTTTTGTGCAGAAAGAAGTAGCTGATGAATTTGTGAAAAAACTAAGCGATGCTGTGGCTGCTCTAAAACCCGGACTTCCCTGGGATAAAGATGTAAAAATTACGCCTCTTCCTGAATTTGATAAACCGGCATATCTTAAAACCTGTCTTGATGATGCAGTGGCTAACGGTGCAAAAATAATAAATGAAAATGGAGGTTATACCAATAATTCACTTGTTTTTCCGGCTGTGGTTTATCCTGTAAATGACAAAATGAAATTGTATCACGAAGAGCAGTTTGGACCTATTATTCCGGTTGTTCCGTTTGATTCTATAGATGAACCAATTGATTATCAGATAAATGCTTCGCATGGTATGCAGGTAAGTATATTTAGTGAAGATGCAAAAGAAGTAGCAAGCCTTATTGATCCGTTTGTTAATTTGGTAAGCCGTGTCAATATTAATTGTCAATCGCAGCGCGGACCTGATGTGTTTCCTTTTACAGGAAGAAAAGACAGCGCCGAGGGAACTTTATCCATATCAGATGCCCTTCGTTCTTTTTCGATCCGTTCACTGGTTGCGACTAAATCTACAGATGCAAACAAAAAATTATTTAATTCAATCGTAAGAGATCATGATTCTAATTTTTTAAGCACGGATTATATCTTCTGA